A part of Pectinatus sottacetonis genomic DNA contains:
- the modB gene encoding molybdate ABC transporter permease subunit, with protein MIIDYSPLLISLRTSCLATVIAFFTGIYAAYIVVKMKRFKGLFDAVLTLPLVLPPTVLGFILLFVFGRNSPMGQLLMQLGYSLVFSWEATVLAAVAVAFPLVYRTTRGAFEQIDKNIIYAARTLGVSEWRIFWHIIIPNTKHGIIAGVILAFTRALGEFGATIMIAGNIPGITQTMSTAIYSAVQAGDDKVAVFWVCVIMGFSFVVIMLMNFWLQKSDGRKIQISAGNGA; from the coding sequence ATGATTATAGATTATTCGCCGCTGCTAATATCACTGCGGACATCATGTCTGGCAACAGTGATAGCTTTCTTTACTGGGATATATGCTGCTTATATTGTTGTTAAAATGAAGCGTTTTAAAGGTTTGTTCGATGCTGTATTAACACTGCCTCTGGTTTTGCCCCCAACTGTTCTGGGATTTATATTACTGTTTGTTTTTGGCAGAAATAGTCCAATGGGACAACTACTGATGCAGCTGGGGTATTCTCTGGTTTTTTCATGGGAAGCAACAGTTTTAGCGGCAGTGGCAGTGGCGTTTCCACTTGTATACAGGACTACGCGTGGTGCATTTGAACAGATAGATAAAAATATTATTTATGCGGCGAGAACGCTGGGAGTTTCTGAATGGAGAATATTCTGGCATATAATTATTCCTAATACAAAACATGGTATTATTGCCGGTGTTATTTTAGCTTTTACACGTGCCTTGGGAGAATTCGGGGCAACGATAATGATTGCCGGAAATATTCCGGGAATTACCCAGACTATGTCAACAGCAATTTATTCTGCTGTACAGGCTGGTGATGATAAAGTAGCCGTTTTCTGGGTGTGTGTAATTATGGGGTTTTCCTTTGTTGTTATCATGCTGATGAATTTTTGGCTACAAAAAAGTGATGGTAGAAAAATACAAATTTCTGCCGGAAATGGGGCTTGA
- a CDS encoding methyl-accepting chemotaxis protein, whose translation MNLKVRMYLSYAIVIILTGIVGVFSLYSLASVNARLTELGTKKVPKIVLMSDISKNLGLYLSDQQSILLSSNSSNSADMQKNEQLIDEDFQKLYKTSSSQYKPSIKKTINIWQDYKAAANKRIQMIQSGQELHSEAVAAQTDKIDILRKQLSSDINKYFTVTKDEAARDVTDGSASYTKTKWVTTIGLLIVLILGMIIATIVTRYMDKFIKDFLLVSQKVSEGDLKQQINFAGNDEFGQMAEVYNKTVRNIRELLKTIQATANNVASTVSQVANGADQSANAIQSIAQSVTVVAQSADKQAKGINQSTKDTESATQYMQKVSADAKSAADDAEKTLNTANEGTQIMFATIDQMKVIEETTKRSSNVISTLGDRSKEIGQIVDTISGIAGQTNLLALNAAIEAARAGEQGKGFAVVAEEVRKLAEQSQEAAQQIAELIGKIQKETQAAVDAISSGTGEVQQGMESVNKSGEAFSNIMQTTASVAMQVREMSETMAEVAKNGENILGKMQDVDNETKVVVGEMENTSASTEQQSASMEEISASCQNLQELADKLLTQTKKFKI comes from the coding sequence ATGAATTTAAAGGTTAGAATGTATTTGTCGTATGCAATTGTAATAATTTTAACAGGAATTGTAGGAGTTTTTTCATTGTATTCCTTGGCCTCAGTAAATGCGCGTCTTACTGAATTAGGAACTAAAAAAGTACCTAAAATTGTTTTGATGTCGGATATAAGCAAAAATTTGGGTTTGTATTTATCTGATCAGCAGAGTATATTATTAAGTTCTAATTCCAGTAATAGTGCTGATATGCAAAAAAATGAACAATTAATAGATGAAGATTTTCAAAAATTATATAAAACATCATCGTCGCAATACAAACCATCTATTAAAAAGACAATAAACATATGGCAGGATTATAAGGCAGCAGCTAATAAACGAATACAGATGATACAGTCAGGACAGGAACTGCATAGTGAGGCTGTGGCAGCACAGACAGATAAGATTGATATATTGCGTAAACAGCTTAGTAGTGATATAAATAAGTATTTTACCGTTACTAAGGATGAGGCAGCAAGGGATGTTACAGACGGTAGTGCATCATATACCAAAACGAAATGGGTCACGACGATAGGACTATTGATTGTGCTGATATTAGGAATGATAATAGCAACTATTGTTACACGGTATATGGATAAATTTATTAAAGATTTTTTACTTGTGTCGCAAAAGGTGTCTGAAGGAGATCTGAAACAGCAGATAAATTTTGCTGGTAATGACGAATTTGGACAAATGGCAGAAGTTTATAACAAAACTGTACGAAATATACGAGAACTATTAAAGACTATCCAAGCAACGGCAAATAATGTTGCTTCTACAGTTTCTCAGGTTGCCAATGGAGCAGACCAGTCTGCAAATGCTATTCAAAGTATAGCCCAGTCAGTTACTGTTGTTGCCCAGTCAGCAGATAAACAGGCTAAAGGGATAAACCAATCTACTAAGGACACAGAAAGCGCAACGCAGTATATGCAGAAAGTATCAGCGGATGCCAAATCTGCTGCCGATGATGCAGAAAAAACACTTAATACTGCAAATGAAGGAACACAGATAATGTTTGCTACTATCGATCAGATGAAGGTTATAGAAGAAACAACCAAACGTTCTTCAAATGTTATATCAACATTGGGTGACAGATCCAAAGAAATTGGGCAGATAGTTGATACTATTTCAGGAATAGCCGGTCAGACAAATTTATTGGCATTGAATGCAGCTATAGAGGCAGCTCGCGCTGGTGAACAGGGCAAGGGGTTTGCGGTGGTTGCAGAAGAAGTGCGAAAACTTGCTGAACAGTCACAGGAAGCAGCCCAGCAGATTGCTGAACTAATAGGGAAAATACAAAAAGAGACGCAGGCAGCTGTTGATGCTATATCATCAGGTACAGGAGAAGTCCAGCAGGGAATGGAATCAGTCAACAAATCGGGGGAAGCTTTTTCCAACATAATGCAGACTACAGCGTCTGTTGCCATGCAGGTCAGAGAAATGTCGGAAACGATGGCTGAAGTTGCGAAAAACGGCGAAAATATATTAGGAAAAATGCAGGATGTTGATAATGAAACTAAAGTAGTAGTAGGCGAAATGGAAAATACTTCTGCTTCGACAGAACAGCAATCAGCATCAATGGAAGAAATATCAGCTTCCTGTCAAAATTTACAGGAATTAGCTGATAAACTGTTGACCCAGACCAAGAAATTTAAAATATAA
- a CDS encoding LysE/ArgO family amino acid transporter translates to MHFFIEGLFIGLAYLAPIGMQNLYVINTAMHHNRSRSLAAALIVIFFDITLSISCFFGIGSIIDYFQAVKLFLLALGSILLMFIGLNLIRHPDTACDNKFTNDSLPQTIYKSCIVTWCNPQAIIDGTIMLGAFHAIFNNDEAVFFLTGIVTASFIWFIGLSFFVSSFNNKINKNIFAKINLVCGAIIIGYGLKLFYELSSSLI, encoded by the coding sequence ATGCATTTTTTTATAGAAGGCTTATTTATTGGACTGGCTTATCTTGCACCTATTGGTATGCAAAACTTATATGTAATTAATACAGCAATGCATCACAATCGCAGCCGCTCTTTGGCTGCTGCATTGATCGTAATTTTTTTTGACATTACTTTATCTATATCATGTTTTTTTGGTATAGGATCAATAATAGATTATTTTCAGGCTGTAAAATTATTTTTACTCGCACTGGGAAGCATTCTGCTTATGTTTATCGGGCTCAACTTAATAAGACACCCTGATACTGCCTGCGATAATAAGTTTACAAACGACTCATTACCCCAGACCATTTACAAGTCCTGCATTGTCACATGGTGCAATCCGCAGGCAATTATCGACGGCACCATTATGCTGGGAGCTTTTCATGCTATATTCAATAACGATGAGGCTGTCTTCTTCCTCACAGGAATCGTTACAGCCTCATTCATTTGGTTTATTGGTTTGTCATTCTTTGTTTCCAGTTTCAACAATAAAATCAATAAAAATATTTTTGCAAAAATCAATTTGGTATGTGGTGCCATAATCATTGGTTATGGACTGAAACTTTTTTATGAGTTAAGCAGCAGTCTTATATAA
- a CDS encoding sulfate/molybdate ABC transporter ATP-binding protein, translating into MSLKVKIQKKLNSFELNVNFTVENETLAVLGASGCGKSMTLKCIAGIETPDSGYIEFDGKVFFDSEKKINLLPQQRRAGYLFQNYALFPNMTVKENIAFVAAGNNRDKVCIVKENINRFHLQGLEDAYPASLSGGQQQRAAFARILAAESELLMLDEPFSALDSYLRWQLELEVGELLEKYKKTTLFVSHNRDEVYRLCNRIAVMNKGKIEVVSDKYTIFDDPRTSTATLLTGCKNMSAAKKVSRYKLYAVDWQLELTCRQEIPDDLSYIGFRAHFFQPGIKQAEGSSINCFKVVIDRVIEDTFSFIVMVRPYGTSGRAMRWEMDKKIWRQLEGKELFLTMPPEKIIILKR; encoded by the coding sequence ATGTCCCTGAAAGTAAAAATACAAAAGAAATTAAATTCGTTTGAGCTTAATGTTAATTTTACAGTAGAGAATGAAACGTTAGCTGTTCTAGGGGCATCAGGTTGCGGTAAGAGTATGACATTGAAATGTATTGCCGGTATAGAAACACCTGATTCAGGATATATTGAATTTGACGGTAAAGTTTTTTTTGATAGTGAAAAGAAAATAAATTTATTGCCCCAGCAGCGCCGTGCTGGTTACCTTTTTCAGAACTATGCCCTATTTCCCAATATGACGGTAAAAGAAAATATTGCTTTTGTTGCGGCGGGAAACAACAGGGATAAAGTATGTATAGTAAAAGAAAATATCAATAGATTTCATTTACAAGGGTTAGAAGATGCATATCCGGCTAGTTTATCCGGCGGACAGCAGCAAAGAGCAGCTTTTGCCCGTATACTGGCAGCAGAATCAGAGCTGTTAATGTTGGATGAACCTTTTTCCGCATTGGATAGTTATCTTCGCTGGCAGCTGGAACTAGAAGTGGGTGAGCTGTTAGAAAAATATAAAAAAACGACATTGTTTGTTTCTCACAATCGCGATGAAGTTTATCGTTTGTGCAATCGGATAGCAGTAATGAATAAGGGCAAGATAGAAGTTGTGAGCGATAAATATACAATATTCGATGATCCGCGTACATCAACGGCAACACTACTTACTGGTTGTAAAAATATGTCAGCGGCTAAGAAAGTGTCCAGGTATAAATTATATGCTGTTGATTGGCAGCTGGAACTTACGTGCAGACAGGAAATACCGGATGATTTGTCATATATTGGTTTTCGGGCCCATTTTTTCCAGCCAGGGATAAAACAGGCTGAAGGCAGCAGTATCAATTGCTTTAAAGTTGTCATAGACAGGGTCATAGAAGACACGTTTTCCTTTATTGTTATGGTACGTCCATATGGGACGAGTGGAAGGGCAATGCGTTGGGAAATGGATAAAAAAATATGGCGGCAGTTAGAAGGTAAAGAATTGTTTTTAACTATGCCGCCAGAAAAAATTATTATTTTAAAAAGGTGA
- a CDS encoding biotin transporter BioY, with the protein MSSTRNIAKMAVCVAIICISAYLSFPLPFTTVPFTFLTLSMLLTSFILPPWQTFITLTVYVLLGSAGLPVFANGSSGIGVLFSPNGGYLIGFIIAYPICSFLKGTPPNLRRYFAAGLISIPISYIFGVIGICLTAGLSVTQAVFAGVLPFLIGDIIKDFLAAYIGVHLKRLLP; encoded by the coding sequence ATGTCTTCTACCCGCAATATTGCAAAAATGGCCGTTTGTGTTGCCATAATATGTATATCGGCTTATCTGTCATTTCCTCTTCCCTTTACCACTGTGCCATTTACTTTTCTGACTTTATCCATGCTTTTGACTTCATTTATACTTCCGCCATGGCAGACTTTTATCACATTGACAGTCTATGTATTATTGGGTTCTGCAGGACTGCCTGTATTTGCCAATGGCAGTAGTGGTATTGGTGTACTATTTTCTCCTAACGGCGGTTACCTTATAGGTTTTATAATTGCTTATCCCATATGCAGTTTTTTAAAAGGAACCCCCCCAAACCTACGCCGTTATTTTGCAGCTGGTCTTATAAGTATTCCCATATCGTACATATTCGGAGTAATAGGTATATGTTTAACAGCCGGACTCTCTGTTACACAGGCTGTTTTTGCAGGCGTCCTGCCGTTTTTAATCGGAGATATCATAAAGGATTTTCTGGCAGCCTATATTGGTGTTCATCTAAAAAGACTTTTGCCTTAA
- the modA gene encoding molybdate ABC transporter substrate-binding protein: MRLGKSFMMAATVILVGMLMFSMAGCGQQISEKKAVQPAKEKIVVSAAASLKDVMGALKKEYVKNNPNVDLTFNLASSGSLQRQIEQGAPADIFISAAQKQMNALEQKKLLADGTRKNLLVNTIVLITPKDNKAGIKKFSDLTTAKVHKIAMGDPKSVPAGQYAQQIFVSLKYLDAVKPKLVYGSDVRAVLTWVENGEADCGLVYKTDAAISDEVKIIAQAPAGTHKPIIYPVAILKSTKNMEAAKKFVDFLQTPEAAKIFEKYGFSPAK, translated from the coding sequence ATGAGATTAGGAAAAAGTTTTATGATGGCAGCTACCGTTATATTAGTGGGAATGCTGATGTTTTCTATGGCTGGCTGCGGACAGCAGATTAGTGAAAAAAAAGCCGTTCAGCCTGCCAAGGAAAAAATTGTTGTTTCAGCGGCAGCCAGTTTAAAAGATGTAATGGGAGCATTGAAAAAAGAATATGTTAAAAATAATCCCAATGTGGATCTTACATTTAATTTAGCATCCAGTGGATCGTTGCAGCGGCAAATAGAGCAGGGAGCTCCAGCGGATATATTCATTTCGGCAGCGCAAAAACAGATGAATGCGCTTGAACAAAAAAAGCTGCTAGCAGATGGGACGCGCAAAAATCTTTTAGTTAACACAATAGTTTTAATAACCCCTAAGGATAACAAAGCTGGAATAAAAAAATTCTCTGATCTTACAACTGCTAAGGTGCATAAAATAGCTATGGGAGATCCTAAAAGTGTTCCAGCTGGACAGTATGCACAGCAAATTTTTGTGAGTCTTAAATATCTTGATGCGGTAAAGCCAAAATTAGTTTACGGTAGTGATGTTCGTGCTGTTCTTACATGGGTAGAAAATGGAGAGGCTGATTGCGGACTTGTTTATAAAACGGATGCTGCTATATCTGATGAAGTGAAAATTATCGCTCAGGCTCCTGCTGGAACGCATAAACCGATAATATATCCTGTGGCAATATTAAAATCAACAAAAAATATGGAAGCGGCGAAGAAATTTGTTGATTTTTTACAGACACCGGAAGCAGCAAAAATATTTGAAAAATATGGTTTTTCTCCTGCTAAATGA
- the wecB gene encoding non-hydrolyzing UDP-N-acetylglucosamine 2-epimerase codes for MKSKIKVMTVFGTRPEAIKMAPVILELAKHEEIEPVITVTAQHRDMLDQVLHLFSITPDYDLNIMASGQTLFDITSKAMKGLDKVFTQENPDLVLVHGDTTTTFAGALAAYYHEIAVGHVEAGLRTNNKYSPFPEEMNRKLTGALADLHFAPTQMAADNLMRENIPKNKIFITGNTVIDALHKTVCDDYQFSSKLLQNIDYKKKRVILVTTHRRENLGEPMRHVYKAMRQIVSEYQDVEIVFPVHKNPKVREVVNEELGNLPEVHLIDPLDYEPFANLMHRSYLILTDSGGIQEEAPSLGKPVLVLRDTTERPEAVRAGTIKLIGTQRDRVYKEIKELLDDKNEYIRMSSTSNPYGDGKASIRIVDAILSHYNC; via the coding sequence ATGAAAAGTAAGATAAAAGTAATGACTGTTTTTGGCACCAGACCTGAGGCAATTAAAATGGCTCCAGTTATATTAGAATTGGCAAAGCATGAAGAAATAGAACCTGTTATTACGGTTACTGCTCAGCATAGGGATATGCTTGACCAAGTATTGCATTTGTTTTCTATAACACCTGATTATGACCTCAATATAATGGCTAGTGGACAGACTTTATTTGATATAACCAGCAAAGCAATGAAGGGATTGGATAAGGTTTTTACGCAGGAAAATCCTGATTTGGTACTTGTGCATGGTGATACTACGACTACTTTTGCCGGTGCTTTGGCAGCTTATTATCACGAAATAGCAGTAGGTCATGTGGAGGCGGGTCTGCGGACTAATAATAAATATTCGCCATTTCCAGAAGAAATGAATAGAAAATTGACAGGTGCTTTAGCTGATTTGCATTTTGCCCCTACGCAGATGGCAGCAGATAATCTTATGCGGGAAAATATTCCTAAAAATAAAATTTTTATTACAGGAAATACTGTTATTGACGCATTACATAAAACGGTTTGCGATGATTACCAGTTTAGTAGTAAGTTACTGCAGAATATAGATTATAAGAAAAAACGCGTTATCTTGGTAACAACACATAGAAGAGAAAATTTAGGGGAACCTATGCGTCATGTTTATAAAGCTATGCGGCAGATAGTTTCAGAATACCAAGATGTTGAGATTGTTTTTCCGGTGCATAAAAATCCTAAAGTGCGTGAAGTAGTCAATGAAGAATTGGGAAATTTGCCAGAGGTACATCTTATAGATCCTTTGGATTATGAACCATTTGCAAATTTGATGCATCGTTCTTATCTGATACTTACCGATTCTGGTGGTATCCAGGAAGAAGCTCCATCTTTAGGAAAACCGGTATTGGTTTTGCGTGATACTACAGAGCGTCCAGAAGCAGTAAGGGCGGGGACTATAAAACTAATTGGGACACAGCGTGATCGTGTTTATAAAGAAATTAAGGAACTACTTGATGACAAGAATGAATACATCCGTATGTCCAGTACGTCTAATCCCTATGGAGATGGTAAGGCATCTATTCGTATAGTTGATGCTATACTTTCTCATTATAATTGTTAG
- a CDS encoding TOBE domain-containing protein, producing the protein MKLSARNQLKGTVCEINSGSVNDVVKIKLASGDVISATITKQSAEELGLELGKEAYAVIKASSVIVAVD; encoded by the coding sequence ATGAAATTAAGTGCAAGAAATCAGTTAAAAGGTACAGTATGTGAAATTAACAGCGGTAGTGTTAATGATGTGGTTAAAATAAAATTAGCCAGCGGGGATGTCATTAGTGCGACGATTACTAAACAATCCGCAGAAGAATTGGGACTGGAATTAGGAAAAGAAGCTTACGCGGTTATTAAGGCAAGTTCTGTAATCGTTGCGGTAGATTAA
- a CDS encoding aminotransferase-like domain-containing protein, translated as MSKNDNWQFLTTWKEKKCIVKPLYRQIVEFVCKKIAQGEWSIGTKLPPQRKLAEIFGVNRSTVVTAMDELASYGIVKSYGRMGTKIVNNTWSVMMSSALDWGKYINAGAFKANNHIIQEINRLEFEPNIMRLGTGEIAPDLFPYDMWDKVLGILSRKHIKFGYLRTLGSLHLREVLAEHLKKQGMHNISADNILITSGSLQGLQLISVGLLKKGATIYMEMPTYLKSLEVFQSAGMKLRGVGLDEAGIEFWQMSSIAKEIHQRKFPIIYTIPTNHNPTGITMSLKRRRELMQFCNDNQLPIIEDAAYQELSFGSKKIIPLKAMDKTELVIYLGTASKTLAPGLRVGWLVASEAIVQRLGDIKMQMDYGTSSISQLILAEFIESGMYEKHLVNLQQKLLIRRDNALKWVKMLFAGKAKWNIPQGGFYIWITFKKYIATEKIFFAAVKENILIAPGEVYDFKHNNSLRISYSYLNCKDFAAAIRKLAAIIEKSQ; from the coding sequence ATGAGTAAAAATGATAACTGGCAATTTTTAACAACATGGAAAGAAAAAAAATGTATCGTTAAGCCTTTATATAGGCAAATAGTTGAATTTGTCTGTAAAAAAATAGCACAGGGAGAATGGAGCATTGGTACTAAGCTGCCACCGCAGCGAAAACTGGCTGAAATTTTTGGTGTAAATAGAAGTACAGTTGTCACCGCTATGGATGAATTAGCATCATATGGAATAGTAAAAAGTTATGGCAGAATGGGAACAAAAATTGTAAATAATACATGGTCAGTGATGATGTCATCTGCATTAGACTGGGGCAAATATATTAATGCTGGAGCGTTTAAGGCCAATAATCATATTATTCAGGAAATTAACCGACTGGAATTTGAGCCGAATATTATGCGGCTGGGTACAGGCGAAATAGCACCTGATTTGTTTCCTTATGATATGTGGGACAAGGTTTTAGGCATTTTAAGCAGAAAACATATCAAGTTTGGTTATTTAAGAACATTGGGGTCGCTGCATTTAAGAGAAGTATTGGCTGAGCATTTGAAAAAGCAGGGAATGCATAATATATCTGCTGATAATATTTTAATTACATCGGGTTCACTTCAGGGGCTGCAGTTGATATCAGTGGGGCTGTTGAAAAAAGGGGCGACAATATATATGGAGATGCCTACTTATTTAAAATCGTTAGAAGTATTTCAATCAGCAGGTATGAAACTACGGGGAGTCGGTCTTGATGAAGCGGGAATAGAGTTCTGGCAGATGTCCTCCATAGCAAAAGAAATCCATCAGAGAAAATTTCCGATAATTTATACAATACCGACAAACCATAATCCAACGGGAATAACTATGTCATTGAAACGCCGCCGGGAATTAATGCAGTTTTGCAATGATAATCAGCTGCCCATTATTGAAGATGCAGCATATCAGGAACTTAGTTTCGGGAGTAAAAAAATAATACCGTTAAAAGCTATGGATAAAACAGAGCTGGTCATATATCTGGGAACGGCATCTAAGACTCTGGCACCAGGCCTGAGAGTGGGATGGCTTGTAGCATCAGAAGCAATAGTACAGAGGTTGGGCGATATAAAAATGCAGATGGATTACGGGACAAGCTCTATTTCACAGCTGATATTAGCGGAATTTATAGAAAGTGGTATGTATGAAAAGCATCTTGTGAATTTGCAGCAGAAATTATTGATAAGAAGAGATAATGCCTTGAAATGGGTTAAAATGCTTTTTGCAGGAAAGGCAAAATGGAATATTCCCCAGGGAGGTTTTTATATCTGGATTACATTCAAAAAATATATTGCGACAGAAAAGATATTTTTTGCAGCGGTAAAAGAAAATATTTTGATAGCCCCGGGGGAAGTTTATGATTTTAAACATAATAATTCTCTGCGAATATCATATTCCTATCTTAATTGTAAAGATTTTGCAGCAGCAATAAGAAAATTAGCTGCAATCATAGAAAAAAGCCAATAA
- a CDS encoding protein kinase domain-containing protein, whose protein sequence is MIIRENSNEWNNLLNKIEKSRVDFMDQEQLDNDKIKLEEKKKEMFQNDPIEEKYKKVRELKSNSFGKTLLVTDKITGSFFVLKRINAVGLVYAKMRNLIDPALPRIIYCGENKTFGITTVIEEYVNGITLSEWMKQRDLEPINDELAKMIFRQLASGLKTLHENNITHRAISPKTIMFTSKNVKFIVFDHAIEGNTYTSELSYKGLVGFAPPEQAVLGKADFRSDVYSLGMTMKNLLGTDYKGKYRKILEHCLASDPDERYQNGAKLKKAVQNAGMLPLNKIIAGAAILYVFVLAFLLIINTWFNPVKQLEAEQKFEQEQESARAEAAKIDMDKSVQGNGSEDNFTNAVNGLAKGRLGLSVAFPGRPQESGSDGVIVNMGKSSDLSGTADSGENSSVIFPGNAKLVLTIKNNTDRAIKNPVLTFIPYNIDLANIKDPSNTITKHLANSVECRRDVSIPRGSTMKFELPLGKAVVLNPAKNNAAIKAVLRSDNYADTAVKMKFNFQ, encoded by the coding sequence ATGATAATACGAGAAAATAGTAATGAATGGAATAATTTATTGAATAAAATTGAAAAGAGCAGGGTTGATTTTATGGATCAGGAGCAGCTTGATAATGACAAAATAAAATTGGAAGAAAAGAAAAAGGAAATGTTTCAGAATGACCCTATCGAGGAAAAATACAAAAAAGTTAGGGAATTAAAAAGTAACAGTTTTGGAAAAACCCTGCTTGTAACGGATAAGATTACAGGGAGTTTTTTTGTTTTAAAACGAATAAATGCTGTAGGGCTGGTTTATGCTAAAATGCGTAATTTAATTGATCCGGCATTGCCCAGAATAATTTATTGCGGAGAAAATAAGACCTTTGGCATAACAACAGTTATCGAAGAATATGTAAATGGGATAACACTTTCGGAATGGATGAAACAAAGGGACTTGGAGCCGATAAACGATGAATTGGCAAAGATGATTTTTCGTCAATTAGCTTCAGGTTTGAAAACACTTCATGAAAATAATATAACACACAGGGCAATCAGTCCTAAGACTATAATGTTTACAAGTAAAAATGTTAAATTTATTGTATTTGATCATGCGATTGAAGGAAATACTTATACTAGCGAACTAAGCTATAAAGGCTTAGTGGGATTTGCGCCGCCTGAACAGGCGGTACTGGGCAAAGCTGATTTTCGCAGCGATGTTTATTCTTTGGGAATGACGATGAAAAATCTTTTGGGAACAGACTATAAAGGAAAATATAGAAAAATATTAGAACACTGTTTGGCATCAGATCCCGATGAACGTTATCAAAATGGAGCTAAATTAAAAAAGGCTGTGCAAAATGCCGGAATGCTTCCATTAAATAAAATTATAGCTGGTGCAGCTATATTATATGTTTTTGTTCTGGCATTTCTTTTAATCATAAATACATGGTTTAATCCAGTAAAACAGTTAGAAGCAGAGCAAAAATTTGAGCAGGAACAAGAAAGTGCCAGAGCAGAGGCCGCAAAGATTGATATGGATAAATCAGTACAAGGAAATGGTTCGGAAGATAATTTTACTAATGCGGTTAACGGACTTGCCAAAGGCAGGCTGGGATTATCCGTTGCTTTTCCAGGGCGGCCGCAGGAAAGCGGCAGTGATGGTGTTATTGTAAATATGGGAAAGTCCTCTGATCTATCAGGAACCGCAGATTCTGGTGAAAACAGCTCAGTAATTTTTCCTGGCAATGCTAAATTGGTGTTGACCATAAAAAATAATACAGATCGTGCTATAAAAAATCCAGTATTAACTTTTATTCCATATAATATAGATCTGGCCAATATAAAAGATCCGTCTAATACTATAACCAAGCATTTGGCGAATTCCGTAGAATGCAGACGTGATGTGAGCATTCCCCGCGGCAGCACAATGAAGTTTGAACTACCGCTGGGCAAAGCGGTTGTTCTTAATCCTGCCAAGAATAATGCTGCTATAAAAGCTGTTTTACGGTCTGATAATTATGCTGATACGGCTGTCAAGATGAAGTTTAACTTTCAGTAA
- the rpsT gene encoding 30S ribosomal protein S20, whose product MPNIKSSIRSVKTDAERRAKNAAVKSTVKTAFRKVSDAVKAGNADEAKTFLAVACKKIDKAAADHVYHKNTAARRKSRLAKKISAIVK is encoded by the coding sequence TTGCCAAATATTAAGTCTTCCATTCGGAGTGTAAAAACTGATGCTGAACGCCGTGCGAAAAATGCAGCAGTAAAATCTACTGTAAAAACTGCTTTCCGCAAGGTTAGTGATGCAGTTAAAGCCGGCAATGCTGATGAAGCAAAAACATTTTTAGCTGTTGCTTGCAAAAAAATAGATAAAGCTGCTGCTGACCACGTATATCACAAGAATACCGCAGCTCGCCGTAAATCCCGTTTAGCCAAAAAGATCAGTGCCATTGTAAAATAA